Proteins encoded within one genomic window of Actinoplanes octamycinicus:
- a CDS encoding aspartate-semialdehyde dehydrogenase, with product MARPTLAVVGATGSVGTVMLDLLSSRRDVWGEIRLIASSRSAGKSLVCRGETLPVRDLTAEAFDGVHVAMFDVPDDVAAHWAPIAVSRGAIVVDNSAVFRMEPDVPLVVPEVNDEVLGHRPRGIVSSANCTVAAMIMAVAPLHYEYGLRELVLASYQAASGVGQVGVDTLHDQLTKVAGDRLLGSRPGNVRQAVGDDLGPFPAPLALNVVPWSGVAGPLGWSSEELKLRNESRKILGLPALKVSATCVRVPVVTGHSVAVHAVFGAEVTADGARQVLRNAPGVILVDDPDAGEFPMPIDAVGTDPSWVGRIRRAMDDPRALDFFVTGDNMRKGAALNTVQTAELLAAELSK from the coding sequence ATGGCGCGGCCCACCCTCGCCGTCGTCGGGGCCACCGGTTCCGTCGGGACCGTCATGCTCGACCTGCTCTCGTCCCGGCGTGACGTCTGGGGCGAGATCCGGTTGATCGCCTCGTCCCGCTCGGCGGGCAAATCGCTGGTCTGCCGCGGTGAGACGCTGCCGGTCCGGGACCTGACCGCCGAGGCGTTCGACGGCGTGCACGTGGCGATGTTCGACGTCCCCGACGACGTGGCGGCGCACTGGGCGCCGATCGCGGTGTCCCGGGGCGCGATCGTCGTCGACAACTCCGCGGTCTTCCGGATGGAGCCGGACGTCCCGCTGGTGGTGCCCGAGGTCAACGACGAGGTGCTCGGCCACCGCCCGCGTGGCATCGTGTCCAGCGCCAACTGCACGGTCGCCGCGATGATCATGGCGGTCGCCCCGCTGCACTACGAGTACGGCCTCCGTGAGCTGGTCCTGGCCTCCTACCAGGCCGCCTCCGGGGTCGGCCAGGTCGGCGTGGACACCCTGCACGACCAGCTCACCAAGGTGGCCGGCGACCGGCTGCTCGGCTCCCGCCCGGGCAACGTGCGGCAGGCGGTCGGCGACGACCTCGGCCCGTTCCCGGCCCCGCTGGCGCTCAACGTGGTGCCCTGGTCCGGGGTGGCCGGCCCGCTCGGCTGGTCCTCCGAGGAGCTGAAACTCCGCAACGAGAGCCGCAAGATCCTCGGCCTGCCGGCCCTCAAGGTCTCCGCGACCTGCGTCCGCGTCCCGGTGGTGACCGGCCACTCGGTCGCCGTGCACGCGGTCTTCGGCGCCGAGGTGACCGCGGACGGCGCCCGTCAGGTGCTGCGCAACGCACCCGGCGTGATCCTGGTCGACGACCCGGACGCCGGCGAGTTCCCGATGCCGATCGACGCGGTCGGCACCGACCCGTCCTGGGTCGGCCGGATCCGCCGCGCCATGGACGACCCGCGCGCCCTGGATTTCTTCGTGACCGGCGACAACATGCGCAAGGGTGCCGCCCTGAACACGGTCCAGACCGCCGAACTGCTCGCCGCGGAGCTCAGCAAGTGA